A portion of the Chloroflexia bacterium SDU3-3 genome contains these proteins:
- a CDS encoding winged helix DNA-binding protein: MNKHPLTPQQAAAWASYQRMRARLTGRLGRDLASATGLSEADYEILTVLIASPDESMRSLALRCGLAWEKSRLSHQLQRMEQRGLLTREQCAEDSRSTLIRITPQGRALAAQAQRHYEQAVRQYVMDVLSADQVAALGAIAEAVLAQLEEPHRH; this comes from the coding sequence ATGAACAAGCACCCGCTTACCCCCCAGCAGGCCGCCGCCTGGGCCAGCTACCAGCGCATGCGCGCCCGCCTCACTGGGCGGCTTGGCCGCGATCTCGCCAGCGCCACCGGCCTCTCCGAGGCCGACTACGAGATCCTGACGGTGCTGATCGCCTCGCCCGACGAGTCGATGCGCTCGCTGGCGCTGCGCTGCGGGCTAGCGTGGGAGAAGAGCCGCCTCTCGCACCAGCTCCAGCGTATGGAGCAGCGCGGCCTGCTCACCCGCGAGCAGTGCGCCGAGGACAGCCGCAGCACGCTCATCCGCATCACCCCGCAGGGCCGCGCCCTGGCCGCCCAGGCCCAGCGCCACTACGAGCAGGCCGTGCGCCAGTATGTGATGGATGTGCTCAGCGCCGATCAGGTCGCGGCGCTGGGCGCGATCGCCGAGGCGGTGCTGGCCCAGCTGGAGGAGCCGCACCGCCACTAG
- a CDS encoding LLM class flavin-dependent oxidoreductase translates to MNYGHTLAFGTFITPRSDAPERVVALAQRSEALGYSLVSFQDHPYQPALLDAWTLLAWVAGKTERIQIAPNVLSMPLRQPAVLARAAASLDRLSGGRLALGLGAGAFWDGIKAMGGWRLAPGEAVGALGEEIDIVRGMLDTGERGPLQLDGDYYAVAGAERGPAPAHDIPIWVGAYKPRMLRLLAQKADGWLPSLGYIQPHEIAAANATIDHAAREAGRDPREIRRLLNISGQFTAQRGGFLKGTSQQWVEDLLPLVVEHGISTLILMADDVEVMEQFMAEVAPPLREAALAAAPQGAAGPVRRAAALAKRRQGIDYDRIPAALREAAVEPGDIAFARVRSTYMRRGAPGLVLRPSTPDQVAQALAFARTQQGVPLGIRSGGHGISGRSTNDGGIIISLDQMNSIEVIDRAARRVRLGPAARWMDVAAALEPYGWAISSGDYGGVGVGGLATAGGIGWMARKHGLTIDHVRAVDVVLADGSQVRASQRENPDLFWAMRGAGANFGIATAFELEADAVGRVGWAQLVMDASDTAGLLQRWGAAVEAAPRDLTSAIILGPPRRGQPPIAQVMAMVDSDDPDTIIRQLQPLADIAPMYDQSVVLTSYASVMANADPADHDGQGEPLGRAGLLGQITPAFAADAARLLQSGVVYFFHIRALGGAVADVPAEATAYAHRQANFSVNAFGTSRLRLDALWDGMARHFQGLYLNFETDLRPERVAEAFPPATLARLRDLKRRYDPENVFRDNFNIAPQQEGA, encoded by the coding sequence ATGAACTACGGACATACGCTCGCCTTCGGCACCTTTATCACCCCGCGCAGCGACGCGCCCGAACGCGTGGTGGCGCTGGCCCAGCGCAGCGAGGCGCTGGGCTACAGCCTAGTGAGCTTTCAGGATCACCCCTACCAGCCTGCGCTGCTGGACGCCTGGACGCTGCTGGCCTGGGTCGCCGGGAAGACCGAGCGCATCCAGATCGCGCCGAACGTGCTGAGCATGCCGCTGCGCCAGCCAGCGGTGCTGGCCCGCGCCGCCGCCAGCCTGGACCGCCTGAGCGGCGGGCGGCTGGCGCTGGGGCTGGGCGCGGGCGCGTTCTGGGATGGCATCAAGGCCATGGGTGGCTGGCGGCTGGCCCCCGGCGAGGCCGTGGGCGCGCTGGGCGAGGAGATCGACATCGTGCGCGGCATGCTCGACACCGGCGAGCGCGGGCCGCTGCAGCTGGATGGCGACTACTACGCGGTGGCCGGGGCCGAGCGCGGCCCCGCGCCCGCCCACGACATCCCGATCTGGGTGGGGGCCTACAAACCGCGCATGCTGCGGCTGCTAGCGCAGAAGGCCGACGGCTGGCTGCCCTCGCTGGGCTACATCCAGCCACACGAGATCGCCGCCGCCAACGCCACCATCGACCACGCCGCCCGCGAGGCCGGCCGCGACCCGCGCGAGATCCGGCGGCTGCTGAACATCTCGGGCCAGTTCACCGCGCAGCGCGGCGGCTTCCTGAAGGGCACGAGCCAGCAGTGGGTGGAAGACCTGCTGCCGCTGGTGGTGGAGCACGGCATCAGCACGCTCATCCTGATGGCCGACGACGTCGAGGTGATGGAGCAGTTTATGGCCGAGGTGGCCCCGCCGCTGCGCGAGGCCGCGCTAGCCGCAGCGCCCCAGGGCGCGGCGGGGCCGGTGCGGCGGGCGGCGGCGCTGGCCAAGCGGCGGCAGGGCATCGACTACGACCGCATCCCCGCCGCGCTGCGCGAGGCCGCCGTGGAGCCGGGCGACATCGCCTTCGCCCGCGTGCGATCTACCTACATGCGGCGCGGTGCGCCGGGGCTGGTGCTGCGGCCCAGCACGCCCGACCAGGTGGCGCAGGCGCTGGCCTTCGCCCGCACGCAGCAGGGCGTGCCGCTAGGCATCCGCAGCGGCGGCCACGGCATCAGCGGGCGCTCCACCAACGACGGCGGGATTATCATCAGCCTCGACCAGATGAACAGCATCGAGGTGATCGACCGCGCCGCGCGGCGGGTGCGGCTCGGCCCGGCGGCGCGCTGGATGGATGTGGCCGCCGCGCTGGAGCCGTACGGCTGGGCGATCAGCTCGGGCGACTATGGCGGGGTGGGCGTGGGCGGGCTGGCCACGGCGGGCGGCATCGGCTGGATGGCGCGCAAGCACGGCCTGACCATCGACCACGTGCGCGCCGTGGATGTGGTGCTGGCCGACGGCAGCCAGGTGCGGGCCAGCCAGCGCGAGAACCCCGACCTATTCTGGGCCATGCGCGGCGCGGGCGCGAACTTCGGCATCGCCACCGCCTTCGAGCTAGAGGCCGACGCGGTGGGGCGGGTGGGCTGGGCGCAGCTGGTGATGGACGCCAGCGACACGGCGGGTCTGCTGCAGCGCTGGGGCGCGGCGGTGGAGGCCGCCCCGCGCGACCTGACCAGCGCGATCATCCTCGGCCCGCCCCGGCGCGGCCAGCCGCCGATCGCTCAGGTGATGGCCATGGTCGACTCGGACGACCCCGACACGATCATCCGCCAGCTCCAGCCGCTGGCCGACATCGCCCCGATGTACGACCAGAGCGTGGTGCTCACATCGTACGCCAGCGTGATGGCCAACGCCGACCCCGCCGACCACGACGGCCAGGGCGAGCCGCTGGGGCGGGCCGGGCTGCTGGGCCAGATCACGCCCGCGTTCGCCGCCGACGCCGCGCGGCTGCTGCAGAGCGGCGTGGTCTACTTCTTCCACATCCGCGCGCTGGGCGGCGCGGTGGCCGACGTGCCCGCCGAGGCCACGGCCTACGCCCACCGCCAGGCCAACTTCTCGGTAAACGCGTTTGGCACCAGCAGGCTGCGGCTGGATGCGCTGTGGGATGGCATGGCGAGGCACTTTCAGGGGCTGTACCTCAACTTTGAGACCGACCTGCGGCCCGAACGCGTGGCCGAGGCCTTCCCGCCCGCCACGCTGGCCCGGCTGCGCGACCTGAAGCGCCGCTACGACCCCGAGAACGTGTTCCGCGACAACTTCAACATTGCACCGCAGCAGGAAGGGGCGTGA
- a CDS encoding LLM class flavin-dependent oxidoreductase, with product MGDYGHELQFGSFITPAAQPASRAVELAIASEQAGLDLVTFQDHPYQGKFYDTWTLLAYVASRTSRIRVAGNVLNLPLRQPAVLARAAASLDLLSGGRFEMGLGAGAFWDGIAAMGGDRLTAGESIAALEEAMAIMRQIWDVGQPGGVRVDGGRYHVVGAKRGPAPAHPIGIWLGAYKPRILRLTGRAADGWLPSLAYLPGGLPDLEAMNGHIDAGAAAAGRDPRGIRRMLNIAGQFSREPRGLLAGPPDMWASQLADAALTYGISTFILAVGDEATIELFASEVAPATRALVRAARAS from the coding sequence ATGGGCGACTATGGGCACGAGCTGCAGTTTGGCAGCTTTATCACACCGGCGGCGCAGCCCGCCAGCCGCGCCGTCGAGCTAGCGATCGCATCCGAGCAGGCCGGGCTGGATCTGGTCACGTTCCAAGACCACCCCTACCAGGGCAAGTTCTACGACACATGGACGCTGCTGGCCTACGTGGCCTCGCGCACCAGCCGCATCCGCGTGGCGGGCAACGTGCTGAACCTGCCGCTGCGCCAGCCCGCCGTGCTGGCCCGCGCCGCCGCCAGCCTCGACCTGCTGAGCGGTGGGCGCTTCGAGATGGGTCTGGGCGCGGGCGCGTTCTGGGATGGCATCGCAGCCATGGGCGGCGACCGCCTGACGGCTGGCGAGTCGATCGCGGCGCTGGAGGAGGCGATGGCGATCATGCGGCAGATCTGGGATGTGGGCCAGCCAGGCGGCGTGCGCGTGGATGGCGGGCGCTACCACGTGGTCGGGGCCAAGCGCGGGCCTGCGCCCGCCCACCCGATCGGCATCTGGCTGGGGGCCTACAAGCCGCGCATCCTGCGGCTCACGGGCCGCGCCGCCGACGGCTGGCTGCCCTCGCTGGCCTACCTGCCCGGCGGCCTGCCCGACCTGGAGGCCATGAACGGGCATATCGACGCGGGCGCGGCGGCGGCGGGGCGCGACCCGCGCGGCATCCGGCGTATGCTGAACATCGCGGGGCAGTTCAGCCGCGAGCCGCGCGGGCTGCTGGCCGGGCCGCCCGACATGTGGGCCAGCCAGCTGGCCGACGCCGCGCTGACCTACGGCATCAGCACCTTCATCCTGGCGGTGGGCGACGAGGCGACCATCGAGCTGTTCGCCAGCGAGGTGGCACCGGCCACGCGAGCGCTGGTGCGGGCCGCTCGCGCCTCCTAG
- a CDS encoding ROK family transcriptional regulator: MSYTQKTDRLLMKQSNQRMVLQIIQGSGPISRRDIAQQSGLSPAAVSGITAGLIESGLVQEVGETEESGRAGRRAILLRLNPQAGFVVGVKLAMHSIDCVVTDLDATVLHSTSAPLAFSAAPDDIRARYAPDEMIRMTIAAVEQILAAAAIPPEQILGIGIGVNGIVDAALGVCRSAPHFGWREVALAAPIAARFGIPVSLENDSRTLAIAEQWFGAGRGVDHFVGISVGYGIGSGIVSNGRVYRGAHGGAGEFGHMALLPGGPLCTCGKRGCLEALAGERGILAAVAEALAQGEPSALAQAQPPTLDAVAAAADAGDALARRVLAEAGRWLGVGIANLINMLNPQRLVINGEVVRCGDWYFGPMRQSILASAFDGLADDLDIQIAPSGDIVWARGAACVVLSELFTAPIPRDN; this comes from the coding sequence ATGAGCTACACCCAGAAAACCGACCGCCTGCTGATGAAGCAATCCAACCAGCGCATGGTGCTGCAGATCATCCAGGGCAGCGGGCCGATCTCGCGGCGCGACATCGCGCAGCAGTCGGGGCTCAGCCCGGCGGCGGTGTCCGGCATCACCGCCGGCCTGATCGAGAGCGGCCTGGTGCAGGAGGTGGGCGAGACCGAGGAGAGCGGGCGGGCCGGGCGCAGGGCCATCCTGCTGCGGCTGAACCCGCAGGCGGGCTTCGTGGTGGGCGTCAAGCTCGCCATGCACTCGATCGACTGCGTGGTGACCGACCTCGACGCCACGGTGCTGCACAGCACCAGCGCGCCGCTGGCCTTCAGCGCCGCCCCCGACGACATCCGCGCCCGCTACGCGCCCGACGAGATGATCCGCATGACCATCGCGGCAGTCGAGCAGATCCTGGCGGCGGCGGCCATCCCGCCCGAGCAGATCCTGGGCATCGGCATCGGGGTGAACGGGATCGTGGATGCGGCGTTGGGCGTCTGCCGCTCGGCCCCGCACTTCGGCTGGCGCGAGGTGGCCCTGGCCGCGCCAATCGCCGCGCGCTTCGGCATCCCCGTCTCGCTGGAGAACGACTCGCGCACGCTGGCGATCGCCGAGCAGTGGTTTGGCGCTGGGCGCGGCGTCGATCACTTCGTGGGCATCTCGGTGGGCTACGGCATCGGCTCGGGCATCGTGAGCAACGGGCGGGTCTACCGGGGCGCGCACGGCGGCGCTGGCGAGTTCGGCCACATGGCGCTGCTGCCGGGCGGGCCGCTGTGCACCTGCGGCAAACGCGGCTGCCTTGAGGCGCTGGCGGGCGAGCGCGGCATCCTGGCCGCTGTGGCCGAGGCGCTGGCCCAGGGCGAGCCGAGCGCGCTGGCCCAGGCCCAGCCGCCCACGCTGGACGCGGTGGCCGCCGCCGCCGACGCGGGCGACGCCCTAGCCCGCCGCGTGCTGGCCGAGGCCGGGCGCTGGCTGGGCGTGGGCATCGCCAACCTGATCAATATGCTGAACCCGCAGCGCCTGGTGATCAACGGCGAGGTGGTGCGCTGCGGCGACTGGTACTTCGGCCCCATGCGCCAGTCCATCCTAGCCAGCGCCTTCGACGGGCTGGCCGACGACCTCGACATCCAGATCGCGCCCAGCGGCGACATCGTGTGGGCGCGCGGCGCAGCCTGCGTGGTGCTCAGCGAGCTATTCACCGCGCCGATACCACGAGACAACTAG
- a CDS encoding extracellular solute-binding protein, which translates to MDHNHSSRRAFLKTMGGMGGASLLLAACGGGQSATTATVAPAEGGAATSAPSAGGQVKLHFLSAQVENAGYTGVIGALSKEFQQQNPSAVYEYEQSPQTDVEQKIQLLVASNSLPLLFVSPATGTMNEIAKKGLSVNVEQTFKELGIFDTIKPVAADLVRKIGGGSMNVLPTELNIEGIWYNKQIFAENGLSVPATWDDMAKAAEALSAKGIQPFAASGEQGWPLTRLIGGYAVRKYGADVMERVAKGELKLTDAGFVEAAKAVQDLGTKGYFGEGVSTVDYDTATDLFLQGKAAMFYMGSWVVGDFNNAERNQIGAENIGFFNTPTVAGGAGSADDWSMNTGLPIAIGQAEYSKNPELVGKWLTYVFKAFGERALKDQGLITGFTVASMPSDVPALTNLVQQTIDSAKNAFLYFEGYFAGEAQTTSYKNVQLLVTGDMSAEDFVASIQQALEK; encoded by the coding sequence ATGGATCACAACCACAGCTCGCGGCGCGCATTCCTGAAGACCATGGGCGGCATGGGCGGCGCATCGCTGCTGCTCGCGGCCTGCGGCGGCGGCCAGAGCGCCACCACCGCCACCGTAGCCCCCGCCGAGGGCGGCGCAGCGACCAGCGCGCCCAGCGCTGGCGGCCAGGTCAAGCTGCACTTCCTGAGCGCTCAGGTGGAGAACGCGGGCTACACCGGCGTGATCGGCGCGCTCAGCAAAGAGTTCCAGCAGCAGAACCCCAGCGCGGTGTACGAGTACGAGCAGTCGCCGCAGACCGATGTGGAGCAGAAGATCCAGCTGCTGGTGGCCAGCAACAGCCTGCCGCTGCTGTTCGTCTCGCCCGCCACCGGCACCATGAACGAGATCGCCAAAAAGGGCCTCTCGGTCAACGTCGAGCAGACCTTCAAAGAGCTGGGCATCTTCGACACGATCAAGCCGGTGGCGGCGGATCTGGTGCGCAAGATCGGCGGCGGCAGCATGAATGTGCTGCCCACCGAGCTGAACATCGAGGGTATCTGGTACAACAAGCAGATCTTCGCCGAGAACGGCCTGAGCGTGCCCGCCACCTGGGACGACATGGCCAAGGCCGCCGAGGCGCTGAGCGCCAAGGGCATCCAGCCCTTCGCAGCCTCGGGCGAGCAGGGCTGGCCGCTGACGCGCCTGATCGGCGGCTACGCGGTGCGCAAGTACGGCGCGGATGTGATGGAGCGCGTGGCCAAGGGCGAGCTGAAGCTGACCGACGCCGGTTTTGTGGAGGCCGCCAAGGCCGTGCAGGATCTGGGCACCAAGGGCTACTTCGGCGAGGGCGTCAGCACAGTGGACTACGACACCGCCACCGACCTGTTCCTGCAGGGCAAGGCCGCCATGTTCTACATGGGCAGCTGGGTGGTGGGCGACTTCAACAACGCCGAGCGCAACCAGATCGGCGCGGAGAACATCGGCTTCTTCAACACCCCCACGGTGGCGGGCGGCGCGGGCAGCGCCGACGACTGGTCGATGAACACCGGCCTACCTATCGCCATCGGCCAGGCCGAGTACAGCAAGAACCCCGAGCTGGTGGGCAAGTGGCTCACCTACGTGTTCAAGGCGTTTGGCGAGCGCGCCCTGAAGGATCAGGGCCTGATCACAGGCTTCACCGTGGCCAGCATGCCCAGCGACGTGCCCGCGCTCACCAACCTGGTGCAGCAGACCATCGACAGCGCGAAAAACGCCTTCCTCTACTTCGAGGGCTACTTCGCGGGCGAGGCCCAGACCACATCGTACAAGAACGTGCAGCTGCTGGTGACGGGCGACATGAGCGCCGAGGACTTTGTGGCCAGCATCCAGCAGGCGCTGGAGAAGTAG
- a CDS encoding sugar ABC transporter permease, giving the protein MDRVLRDRRAILVFIGPALLLYTLVLLIPIVWSVGYTFFEGSPVSGFRFNGITNYVELVGDAKFWQALWFSTQYAAVVTSGQVVLGLLLALLFHFYLKRGSSIVRTLVFFPVVLPTVAVAAIFSKLFAIAPQYGLVNALIDLFMGKEAVVSWLGRGGSAFWVIAIMDIWRAMGFYAVILYAGLLDIPSDVLEAASLDGAKGWRLVQFIIIPLILPILISSLIFSLNGTLKVFDSIVALTNGGPGSATTPLTLYMYRSAFTNNAYGYGSTVAVMLAIYCLIVSLVAYRVTRNNA; this is encoded by the coding sequence ATGGACCGCGTGCTACGCGACCGCCGCGCCATCCTGGTGTTTATCGGGCCAGCGCTGCTGCTCTACACCCTGGTGCTGCTCATCCCGATCGTGTGGTCGGTCGGCTACACCTTCTTTGAAGGCTCGCCCGTGAGCGGGTTCCGCTTCAACGGTATCACAAATTATGTCGAGCTTGTCGGCGACGCCAAGTTCTGGCAGGCGCTGTGGTTCAGCACGCAGTACGCGGCGGTGGTCACCAGCGGCCAGGTGGTGCTGGGCCTGCTGCTGGCGCTGCTGTTCCACTTCTACCTCAAGCGCGGCTCGTCCATCGTGCGCACGCTGGTGTTCTTCCCCGTGGTGCTGCCCACCGTGGCGGTGGCGGCGATCTTCAGCAAGCTGTTCGCGATCGCCCCGCAGTACGGCCTGGTGAACGCGCTGATCGACCTGTTCATGGGCAAAGAGGCGGTGGTCTCGTGGCTGGGGCGCGGCGGCTCGGCCTTCTGGGTGATCGCGATCATGGACATCTGGCGGGCCATGGGCTTCTACGCCGTCATCCTCTACGCCGGGCTGCTCGACATCCCCAGCGACGTGCTGGAGGCGGCCAGCCTGGATGGCGCGAAGGGCTGGCGGCTGGTGCAGTTCATCATCATCCCGCTCATCCTGCCCATCCTGATCTCGTCGCTGATCTTCAGCCTGAACGGCACGCTGAAGGTGTTCGACTCGATTGTGGCGCTCACCAACGGCGGGCCGGGCAGCGCCACCACGCCGCTGACACTCTACATGTACCGCTCGGCGTTCACCAACAACGCCTACGGCTACGGCAGCACGGTGGCGGTGATGCTGGCGATCTACTGCCTGATCGTGTCGCTGGTGGCCTACCGCGTGACGCGGAATAACGCATAA